One genomic region from bacterium encodes:
- a CDS encoding RNA-binding protein, producing MKIYVGNLNFRTTEDEIRNLFGQYGQVDDVALITDRDTGRPRGFGFVEMAEDDSGRRAIEELNGKEVDSRALTVNEARPREPRRPRPAW from the coding sequence GTGAAGATCTACGTTGGCAACCTCAATTTCCGTACGACCGAAGACGAGATCCGCAACCTCTTCGGCCAGTATGGTCAGGTCGATGACGTCGCCCTGATCACCGATCGCGATACCGGGCGCCCCCGCGGCTTCGGTTTCGTGGAGATGGCCGAGGACGATTCCGGTCGCCGCGCCATCGAAGAGTTGAACGGCAAGGAAGTTGACAGCCGCGCGCTGACGGTCAACGAGGCCCGCCCCCGCGAGCCCCGGCGTCCCCGTCCCGCCTGGTAG